A window of Vigna unguiculata cultivar IT97K-499-35 chromosome 4, ASM411807v1, whole genome shotgun sequence contains these coding sequences:
- the LOC114181850 gene encoding ribosome biogenesis ATPase RIX7-like isoform X2, with translation MEQKHVLLSALSVGVGLGVGLGLSSGQKWVGGYRDSDELSLEQIMQELKKLVVEGRDGKHTFEDFPYYLSERIRALLTSAAYIHLKHLHFSKHTRNLSPASRSILLSGPAESYQQALARALAHYFESKLLLLDITDFSLKLQNKFGCSRKIPSLKRSISEATLERMSGLFGSFSMLSSQGETRGILRQQSSAAESSNPPKLRRNASAASDISSTSSQSGPTLPARLKRTSSLCFDEKLFVQALYKLLVSITETSSIILYIRDVEKLVLQSRLYNLLQKMIKKLSGSVLILGSQILDSEDDCKEVDERLSALFPYNIEIRAPEDETQSGNWKGSLEEDMKAIQFQDNRNHIAAVLAANDIECDDLNAVCHSDTIVLSNYIEEIVVSAISYHLMNTKDPEYRNGKLVISANSLSHGLSLFQEGKSSGNLKTNESNKENAGENVAGAKNEVKSDNQAPENKNETEKSIPEIPDNEFEKRIRPEVIPANEIGVTFADIGALDEIKESLQELVMLPLRRPDLFKGGLLKPCRGILLFGPPGTGKTMLAKAIANEAGASFINVSMSTITSKWFGEDEKNVRALFTLAAKVAPTIIFVDEVDSMLGQRTRVGEHEAMRKIKNEFMTHWDGLLTGPNEQILVLAATNRPFDLDEAIIRRFERRVLVGLPSADNREKILKTLLAKEKHENLDFKELATMTEGYTGSDLKNLCITAAYRPVRELIQRERVKEMEKKKRETEGQNSEDVSNNNDNKEDQEITLRPLNMEDMKQAKSQVAASFASEGSVMNELKQWNDLYGEGGSRKKQQLTYFL, from the exons ATGGAACAGAAACACGTTCTGTTGTCAGCATTGAGCGTTGGGGTTGGGTTGGGTGTGGGACTTGGGTTGAGCTCAGGGCAGAAATGGGTTGGCGGGTATCGTGACTCTGATGAGCTTTCCCTGGAGCAGATTATGCAGGAGCTCAAGAAGCTGGTGGTTGAAGGAAGGGATGGAAAGCATACATTTGAGGACTTTCCATATTACTTAAG TGAAAGAATTCGTGCTTTGTTGACAAGTGCTGCATATATTCATTTAAAGCATCTTCACTTTTCCAAGCACACCAGGAACCTCTCACCAGCAAGCAGGTCTATTTTGCTATCTGGTCCAGCAG aatCTTACCAGCAAGCCCTTGCCAGAGCTTTAGCTCATTACTTTGAATCAAAGTTGCTGTTGTTAGATATTACCGACTTCtctttgaag TTGCAGAACAAATTTGGATGTTCCAGAAAAATACCA TCTTTGAAAAGGTCAATATCTGAGGCAACCTTGGAGCGAATGTCTGGTTTGTTTGGTTCCTTTTCGATGCTTTCTTCACAAGGAGAAACAAGAG GAATTTTGCGTCAACAAAGCAGTGCGGCTGAAAGTTCCAATCCTCCAAAGCTTAGGAGGAATGCTTCTGCTGCATCTGATATAAGTAGCACTTCTTCCCAGAGTGGTCCAACACTTCCAG CACGTTTGAAGCGCACAAGTAGCTTGTGTTTTGATGAGAAGCTCTTTGTGCAGGCACTCTACAAG CTTTTGGTTTCTATCACAGAAACTAGTTCCATCATTTTATACATAAGGGATGTTGAGAAGCTCGTTCTCCAATCaagattatataatttactacaaaaaatgataaagaaacTATCAGGCTCAGTGTTGATACTTGGGTCCCAGATATTAGATTCAGAAGACGATTGCAAAGAAGTTGATGAAAGGCTCTCTGCGCTATTCCCCTACAACATTGAAATCAGAGCTCCTGAAGATGAAACTCAATCTGGCAATTGGAAAGGATCACTGGAAGAGGATATGAAAGCTATTCAGTTCCAAGATAACAGAAACCACATTGCTGCAGTACTAGCAGCAAATGACATTGAATGTGATGACTTGAACGCAGTCTGCCATTCAGATACTATCGTACTCAGCAATTATATTGAAGAAATTGTAGTATCTGCAATATCTTACCATTTGATGAATACCAAGGATCCAGAATATCGAAACGGAAAGCTAGTTATATCAGCCAACAG TTTGTCCCATGGATTGAGTCTTTTCCAGGAAGGCAAGAGTAGTGGGAATCTGAAGACTAATGAATCTAACAAG GAAAATGCTGGGGAAAATGTCGCTGGTGCAAAGAATGAAGTTAAGAGTGACAATCAAGCACCTGAAAACAAGAATGAGACAGAGAAATCCATCCCG GAAATTCCTGACAACGAGTTTGAGAAGCGCATAAGACCTGAGGTTATCCCAGCAAATGAAATAGGGGTTACATTTGCAGATATTGGTGCATTGGATGAGATCAAAGAATCACTTCAAGAGCTGGTAATGCTTCCCCTTAGAAGGCCTGATCTCTTCAAAGGGGGGCTGCTAAAGCCGTGTAGAGGTATATTGCTTTTTGGGCCTCCTGGTACTGGGAAAACAATGCTAGCAAAAGCCATTGCAAATGAAGCTGGTGCAAGTTTCATTAATGTCTCAATGTCCACTATTACATCAAAATGGTTTGGAGAAGATGAAAAGAATGTCCGAGCTCTATTCACACTGGCAGCTAAGGTTGCTCCAACAATCATCTTTGTTGATGAAGTTGACAGCATGCTTGGACAGAGGACTAGAGTAGGAGAGCATGAGGCGATGAGGAAGATAAAAAATGAGTTCATGACACATTGGGATGGGCTATTAACAGGACCTAATGAGCAGATTTTGGTTCTTGCTGCAACCAACAGACCATTTGACCTTGATGAAGCTATCATAAGACGGTTTGAGCGCAG GGTCCTGGTTGGTCTTCCATCTGCTGATAACAGGGAGAAGATCTTGAAGACTCTTCTGGccaaagaaaaacatgaaaacttAGACTTCAAAGAGTTGGCAACCATGACAGAAGGATATACTGGAAGTGATCTTAAG AATTTGTGCATCACTGCTGCTTATCGACCTGTTAGAGAGCTAATACAGCGGGAGAGAGTAAAAGAAATG gaaaagaagaaaagagagactGAAGGCCAAAACTCTGAAGATGTTTCAAACAACAATGATAATAAGGAAGACCAAGAAATTACCCTCAGGCCTTTAAATATGGAAGACATGAAGCAGGCTAAGAGTCAG GTTGCTGCAAGTTTTGCATCAGAAGGATCCGTAATGAATGAGTTGAAGCAGTGGAATGATTTATATGGAGAAGGAGGTTCAAGGAAGAAGCAACAACTCACTTACTTCCTTTAG
- the LOC114181850 gene encoding spastin-like isoform X1, giving the protein MEQKHVLLSALSVGVGLGVGLGLSSGQKWVGGYRDSDELSLEQIMQELKKLVVEGRDGKHTFEDFPYYLSERIRALLTSAAYIHLKHLHFSKHTRNLSPASRSILLSGPAESYQQALARALAHYFESKLLLLDITDFSLKLQNKFGCSRKIPSLKRSISEATLERMSGLFGSFSMLSSQGETRGILRQQSSAAESSNPPKLRRNASAASDISSTSSQSGPTLPARLKRTSSLCFDEKLFVQALYKLLVSITETSSIILYIRDVEKLVLQSRLYNLLQKMIKKLSGSVLILGSQILDSEDDCKEVDERLSALFPYNIEIRAPEDETQSGNWKGSLEEDMKAIQFQDNRNHIAAVLAANDIECDDLNAVCHSDTIVLSNYIEEIVVSAISYHLMNTKDPEYRNGKLVISANSLSHGLSLFQEGKSSGNLKTNESNKENAGENVAGAKNEVKSDNQAPENKNETEKSIPVTKKEGENPPPAKVEIPDNEFEKRIRPEVIPANEIGVTFADIGALDEIKESLQELVMLPLRRPDLFKGGLLKPCRGILLFGPPGTGKTMLAKAIANEAGASFINVSMSTITSKWFGEDEKNVRALFTLAAKVAPTIIFVDEVDSMLGQRTRVGEHEAMRKIKNEFMTHWDGLLTGPNEQILVLAATNRPFDLDEAIIRRFERRVLVGLPSADNREKILKTLLAKEKHENLDFKELATMTEGYTGSDLKNLCITAAYRPVRELIQRERVKEMEKKKRETEGQNSEDVSNNNDNKEDQEITLRPLNMEDMKQAKSQVAASFASEGSVMNELKQWNDLYGEGGSRKKQQLTYFL; this is encoded by the exons ATGGAACAGAAACACGTTCTGTTGTCAGCATTGAGCGTTGGGGTTGGGTTGGGTGTGGGACTTGGGTTGAGCTCAGGGCAGAAATGGGTTGGCGGGTATCGTGACTCTGATGAGCTTTCCCTGGAGCAGATTATGCAGGAGCTCAAGAAGCTGGTGGTTGAAGGAAGGGATGGAAAGCATACATTTGAGGACTTTCCATATTACTTAAG TGAAAGAATTCGTGCTTTGTTGACAAGTGCTGCATATATTCATTTAAAGCATCTTCACTTTTCCAAGCACACCAGGAACCTCTCACCAGCAAGCAGGTCTATTTTGCTATCTGGTCCAGCAG aatCTTACCAGCAAGCCCTTGCCAGAGCTTTAGCTCATTACTTTGAATCAAAGTTGCTGTTGTTAGATATTACCGACTTCtctttgaag TTGCAGAACAAATTTGGATGTTCCAGAAAAATACCA TCTTTGAAAAGGTCAATATCTGAGGCAACCTTGGAGCGAATGTCTGGTTTGTTTGGTTCCTTTTCGATGCTTTCTTCACAAGGAGAAACAAGAG GAATTTTGCGTCAACAAAGCAGTGCGGCTGAAAGTTCCAATCCTCCAAAGCTTAGGAGGAATGCTTCTGCTGCATCTGATATAAGTAGCACTTCTTCCCAGAGTGGTCCAACACTTCCAG CACGTTTGAAGCGCACAAGTAGCTTGTGTTTTGATGAGAAGCTCTTTGTGCAGGCACTCTACAAG CTTTTGGTTTCTATCACAGAAACTAGTTCCATCATTTTATACATAAGGGATGTTGAGAAGCTCGTTCTCCAATCaagattatataatttactacaaaaaatgataaagaaacTATCAGGCTCAGTGTTGATACTTGGGTCCCAGATATTAGATTCAGAAGACGATTGCAAAGAAGTTGATGAAAGGCTCTCTGCGCTATTCCCCTACAACATTGAAATCAGAGCTCCTGAAGATGAAACTCAATCTGGCAATTGGAAAGGATCACTGGAAGAGGATATGAAAGCTATTCAGTTCCAAGATAACAGAAACCACATTGCTGCAGTACTAGCAGCAAATGACATTGAATGTGATGACTTGAACGCAGTCTGCCATTCAGATACTATCGTACTCAGCAATTATATTGAAGAAATTGTAGTATCTGCAATATCTTACCATTTGATGAATACCAAGGATCCAGAATATCGAAACGGAAAGCTAGTTATATCAGCCAACAG TTTGTCCCATGGATTGAGTCTTTTCCAGGAAGGCAAGAGTAGTGGGAATCTGAAGACTAATGAATCTAACAAG GAAAATGCTGGGGAAAATGTCGCTGGTGCAAAGAATGAAGTTAAGAGTGACAATCAAGCACCTGAAAACAAGAATGAGACAGAGAAATCCATCCCGGTAACAAAGAAAGAGGGCGAAAATCCTCCACCTGCAAAAGTA GAAATTCCTGACAACGAGTTTGAGAAGCGCATAAGACCTGAGGTTATCCCAGCAAATGAAATAGGGGTTACATTTGCAGATATTGGTGCATTGGATGAGATCAAAGAATCACTTCAAGAGCTGGTAATGCTTCCCCTTAGAAGGCCTGATCTCTTCAAAGGGGGGCTGCTAAAGCCGTGTAGAGGTATATTGCTTTTTGGGCCTCCTGGTACTGGGAAAACAATGCTAGCAAAAGCCATTGCAAATGAAGCTGGTGCAAGTTTCATTAATGTCTCAATGTCCACTATTACATCAAAATGGTTTGGAGAAGATGAAAAGAATGTCCGAGCTCTATTCACACTGGCAGCTAAGGTTGCTCCAACAATCATCTTTGTTGATGAAGTTGACAGCATGCTTGGACAGAGGACTAGAGTAGGAGAGCATGAGGCGATGAGGAAGATAAAAAATGAGTTCATGACACATTGGGATGGGCTATTAACAGGACCTAATGAGCAGATTTTGGTTCTTGCTGCAACCAACAGACCATTTGACCTTGATGAAGCTATCATAAGACGGTTTGAGCGCAG GGTCCTGGTTGGTCTTCCATCTGCTGATAACAGGGAGAAGATCTTGAAGACTCTTCTGGccaaagaaaaacatgaaaacttAGACTTCAAAGAGTTGGCAACCATGACAGAAGGATATACTGGAAGTGATCTTAAG AATTTGTGCATCACTGCTGCTTATCGACCTGTTAGAGAGCTAATACAGCGGGAGAGAGTAAAAGAAATG gaaaagaagaaaagagagactGAAGGCCAAAACTCTGAAGATGTTTCAAACAACAATGATAATAAGGAAGACCAAGAAATTACCCTCAGGCCTTTAAATATGGAAGACATGAAGCAGGCTAAGAGTCAG GTTGCTGCAAGTTTTGCATCAGAAGGATCCGTAATGAATGAGTTGAAGCAGTGGAATGATTTATATGGAGAAGGAGGTTCAAGGAAGAAGCAACAACTCACTTACTTCCTTTAG